A genomic region of Kribbella sp. NBC_00382 contains the following coding sequences:
- the ddaH gene encoding dimethylargininase, whose product MENTTRQATARHYLMCPPTHFDVTYSINPWMDPGKPTDQSIAMDQWQRIHDQLLALGHTVDVVPPLDGLPDMVFAANGATVYGDRALVARFRFPERDAESAGYLDWFAAKGLKVRQATLENEGEGDYLAVGPWILAGNGFRTDRRSHVETEEYFGRPVIGLTLVNDKFYHLDTALSALDEHTVMYYPAAFTPGSQAILRELFPNAILADHDDAEAFGLNAVSDGKHVLMPEGAANLVAQLRAAGFETYGMDVSELLRAGGGVKCCILELHDQVRP is encoded by the coding sequence ATGGAAAACACCACTCGGCAGGCCACCGCCCGCCACTACCTGATGTGCCCGCCGACCCACTTCGACGTCACCTACTCCATCAACCCGTGGATGGACCCTGGCAAACCGACCGACCAGTCGATCGCCATGGACCAGTGGCAGCGGATCCACGACCAGCTGCTCGCCCTCGGCCACACCGTCGATGTCGTCCCACCGCTCGACGGCCTGCCCGACATGGTCTTCGCCGCCAACGGCGCCACCGTGTACGGCGACCGGGCGCTGGTGGCCCGGTTCCGTTTCCCCGAGCGGGACGCGGAGTCGGCCGGCTACCTCGACTGGTTCGCCGCCAAGGGGCTCAAGGTCCGCCAGGCGACGCTCGAGAACGAAGGCGAGGGCGACTACCTGGCCGTCGGACCGTGGATCCTGGCGGGCAACGGCTTCCGTACCGACCGCCGCAGCCACGTGGAGACCGAGGAGTACTTCGGCCGCCCGGTGATCGGCCTGACCCTGGTGAACGACAAGTTCTACCACCTGGACACCGCGCTGTCGGCGCTCGACGAGCACACGGTCATGTACTACCCGGCCGCCTTCACCCCAGGCAGCCAGGCGATCCTGCGTGAGCTCTTCCCGAACGCCATCCTCGCGGACCACGACGACGCCGAGGCATTCGGCCTGAACGCGGTCTCCGACGGCAAGCACGTCCTGATGCCCGAGGGCGCCGCGAACCTTGTCGCCCAGCTGCGGGCAGCCGGCTTCGAGACGTACGGCATGGACGTCTCCGAGCTGCTCCGGGCCGGCGGCGGCGTGAAGTGCTGCATCCTCGAGCTGCACGATCAGGTACGCCCCTAG
- a CDS encoding cobalamin B12-binding domain-containing protein: protein MDHVAAVPAGRAAGNGDLTVLLTSVSSDSHTWNLVFLQLVLEELGHQVHNLGACVPDELLIAESERLQPDLIVVSTVNGHGFHDGLRVITQLRERAGLAQVPAVIGGKLGIDGPGSDGSRARLMSAGFDAVFDDGTGLTAFQSFVRQLTTGVAS from the coding sequence ATGGATCATGTCGCCGCCGTCCCGGCCGGCAGAGCCGCCGGGAACGGCGACCTCACCGTGCTGCTGACCAGCGTCTCCTCGGACTCGCACACCTGGAACCTGGTGTTCCTGCAGCTGGTGCTCGAGGAACTCGGCCACCAAGTGCACAACCTCGGCGCCTGTGTGCCGGACGAACTGCTGATCGCCGAGTCCGAGCGCCTCCAGCCCGATCTGATCGTGGTCAGCACGGTCAACGGGCACGGCTTCCACGACGGGCTGCGGGTGATCACCCAGCTGCGCGAACGGGCCGGCCTGGCCCAGGTACCGGCGGTGATCGGCGGCAAGCTGGGCATCGACGGACCGGGCTCCGACGGCTCCCGCGCCAGGCTGATGTCCGCGGGCTTCGACGCGGTCTTCGACGACGGAACCGGGCTGACCGCGTTCCAGTCGTTCGTCCGTCAGCTCACCACCGGCGTCGCTTCGTGA
- a CDS encoding IS3 family transposase, which translates to MIALKADYRLDLLLQIAGLARSTFFYHQARLARPDPMAELKTAITTVFEAAERRYGHRRVHAVLAGQGWQVAKKTVLKLMRRLGLVCLVRRKKRYNSYQGEAGRTAPNLLARDFTATTPAQKWVTDVTEFRIGDRKVYLSPVMDLFDRQIIAYTIADSPNLDLTNQSLRDALATLEPGQAPLVHSDQGFQYQHPSWQRLLAAAGATQSMSRKANCYDNAVIENWFGHLKEETFNHTRYLTTDALTQALHNYIHWYNNHRISTRLEGLSPVQYRTQTLAA; encoded by the coding sequence GTGATCGCCCTCAAGGCTGACTACCGTCTGGACTTGCTGTTGCAGATCGCGGGGCTGGCCCGGTCCACGTTCTTCTACCACCAGGCCCGCCTGGCCCGGCCTGACCCGATGGCTGAGTTGAAGACCGCGATCACGACCGTGTTCGAGGCCGCCGAGCGACGCTACGGGCATCGGCGTGTCCACGCTGTACTGGCAGGGCAGGGCTGGCAGGTGGCGAAGAAGACCGTTCTGAAACTGATGCGCCGCCTCGGCCTCGTATGCCTGGTACGGCGCAAGAAGCGTTACAACTCCTACCAGGGCGAGGCCGGCAGGACCGCTCCGAACCTGCTGGCCCGTGACTTCACCGCGACCACCCCGGCCCAGAAATGGGTCACCGACGTCACCGAGTTCAGGATCGGAGACCGCAAGGTCTACCTGTCGCCGGTGATGGACCTGTTCGACCGCCAAATCATCGCCTACACGATCGCCGACTCACCGAACCTGGACCTGACCAACCAGTCACTGCGAGACGCTCTGGCCACCCTCGAGCCCGGCCAGGCACCGCTGGTTCATTCCGACCAAGGGTTCCAGTACCAGCACCCTTCCTGGCAGCGCCTGCTCGCCGCGGCCGGCGCAACCCAGTCGATGTCTCGCAAAGCCAACTGCTACGACAACGCCGTCATCGAGAACTGGTTCGGACACCTCAAAGAAGAAACCTTCAACCACACCCGATACCTCACCACCGACGCCCTCACCCAAGCACTCCACAACTACATCCACTGGTACAACAACCACCGCATCTCAACACGACTCGAGGGCCTGAGCCCGGTGCAATACCGGACCCAGACCCTCGCGGCCTAG
- a CDS encoding methylaspartate mutase, with product MSLPSTGSFGDFVTRAQQAGRLVVQPRMGVSDAASMRLGLQHTKAAAATTVGTITLDSYTRVGDNLSASAALAAGIELNGYPIVAHDVSTTRAVLDGVVGADFPVQVRHGSPLPAAIIRSLAAAGLHATEGGPVSYCLPYSRAPLTESIPNWALSCELLAEVRETGVEPHLESFGGCMMGQLCPPGLLVALSVLECMFFRQHGIRSVSLSYAQQTDPDQDAEAILAMRRLAAKWLPDIDWHVVVYTYMGVYPRTPEGASRLLEEAARLAVRTASARLIVKTVAEGYRIPTFAENVAALETAAAAAARCTRIIGDVEDTGIHAEASALVEAVVNLDPDLGTALEIAFRRGYLDVPYCLHPDNAGKARSYLDDQGRLQWSSVGSMPIHESVRRTGAGKLTAMGLLSTLSYIERKFDSASLEQEYQAAPATEHLPDSKPPPRPDELTRTN from the coding sequence GTGAGTCTCCCCTCCACCGGCTCGTTCGGTGACTTCGTCACGCGCGCCCAGCAGGCCGGCCGGCTCGTCGTCCAGCCCCGGATGGGGGTCAGCGACGCGGCGTCGATGCGCCTCGGGCTGCAGCACACCAAGGCCGCGGCCGCTACCACGGTCGGCACGATCACGCTCGACAGCTACACCCGGGTGGGCGACAATCTCAGCGCCAGCGCGGCGCTGGCCGCCGGGATCGAGCTGAACGGCTACCCGATCGTCGCGCACGACGTCTCCACCACCCGGGCGGTCCTGGACGGCGTCGTCGGCGCCGACTTCCCGGTCCAGGTCCGGCACGGCTCACCGTTGCCTGCGGCAATCATTCGCTCGCTGGCCGCGGCCGGTCTGCACGCGACCGAGGGCGGGCCGGTCTCGTACTGCCTGCCCTACAGCCGGGCGCCGCTGACCGAGTCGATCCCGAACTGGGCGCTCAGCTGCGAGTTGCTGGCCGAGGTACGGGAGACCGGTGTCGAACCGCATCTGGAGAGCTTCGGCGGCTGCATGATGGGGCAGCTCTGCCCGCCCGGTCTGCTGGTCGCGCTGAGCGTGCTCGAGTGCATGTTCTTCCGCCAGCACGGCATCCGCAGCGTCTCGCTGAGCTATGCCCAGCAGACCGACCCGGACCAGGACGCCGAGGCGATCCTGGCGATGCGCCGGCTGGCCGCGAAGTGGTTGCCGGACATCGACTGGCACGTCGTGGTCTACACCTACATGGGCGTCTACCCGCGTACCCCCGAAGGCGCCTCGCGGCTGCTCGAAGAGGCGGCGCGACTAGCGGTCCGGACCGCGTCGGCCCGGCTGATCGTGAAGACCGTTGCCGAGGGCTACCGGATCCCCACCTTCGCCGAGAACGTCGCCGCGCTGGAGACCGCAGCGGCGGCCGCGGCGCGCTGCACCAGGATCATCGGCGACGTCGAGGACACCGGCATCCACGCCGAGGCGAGCGCGTTGGTCGAGGCGGTCGTCAACCTCGACCCGGACCTCGGTACTGCGCTCGAGATCGCCTTCCGTCGCGGCTACCTCGACGTCCCGTACTGCCTGCACCCGGACAACGCGGGCAAGGCGCGCAGCTACCTCGACGACCAGGGCCGGCTGCAGTGGTCGTCGGTCGGATCGATGCCGATCCACGAGTCGGTCAGGCGGACCGGCGCCGGGAAGCTGACCGCGATGGGGCTGCTGTCGACGCTGTCGTACATCGAGCGGAAGTTCGACAGCGCGAGCCTCGAACAGGAGTACCAGGCCGCACCCGCGACCGAGCACCTTCCGGATTCCAAACCACCGCCCCGGCCGGACGAACTGACCCGCACGAACTGA
- a CDS encoding cytochrome P450 family protein: MTIEIHRDLDRIPDDFMQRPYEILEPYRKAGRVHHVVFPHGADVWLVTQYADVRTLLQDPRVSKDGTRMNEMFARHTGTYVETDKPDVGFDDELSQHMLNTDAPRHTRLRALVSKAFTLKRMENFRDRIEELVGQYLDKLEGRDDVDLVTEFAQPLPIVIICDVLGIPFEDRERFQQWAVELVGAGHPPEVVEQASKNVQEYGQSIIEMKRKNPGDDMVSAMIEGNPDGDRLTDDELVAMIFLYTVAGHITSQHTLSNAILSLLTNPDAMDRLRGDLGIMSQAIDELMRYDGGVGVATFRFSLEDIEIGDTVVPENSIMALSILSAHRDEAQYENANKLDLDRKPKGVLGFGHGPHFCIGQPLAKMQTNIALTRLLERFPDLRMTADPKFLEWEPSTLLRGMHHLPAATTPLKH, translated from the coding sequence ATGACCATCGAAATCCATCGGGACCTCGACCGGATCCCGGACGACTTCATGCAGAGGCCGTACGAGATTCTCGAGCCGTACCGGAAGGCCGGCCGCGTGCACCACGTGGTCTTCCCGCACGGTGCCGACGTCTGGCTCGTCACCCAGTACGCGGATGTACGGACGCTGCTGCAAGACCCGCGGGTGAGCAAGGACGGCACCCGGATGAACGAGATGTTCGCCCGGCACACCGGTACGTATGTCGAGACCGACAAGCCCGACGTCGGCTTCGACGACGAGCTGTCCCAGCACATGCTGAACACCGACGCGCCCCGGCACACCCGGCTGCGGGCGCTGGTGAGCAAGGCGTTCACGCTGAAGCGGATGGAGAACTTCCGGGACCGGATCGAGGAGCTGGTCGGCCAGTACCTGGACAAGCTCGAGGGTCGCGACGACGTCGACCTGGTGACCGAGTTCGCCCAGCCGCTGCCGATCGTGATCATCTGCGACGTGCTCGGTATCCCGTTCGAGGACCGCGAGCGGTTCCAGCAGTGGGCGGTCGAGCTGGTCGGCGCGGGGCACCCGCCGGAGGTGGTCGAGCAGGCGTCGAAGAACGTCCAGGAGTACGGCCAGTCGATCATCGAGATGAAGCGCAAGAACCCCGGCGACGACATGGTCAGCGCGATGATCGAGGGCAACCCGGACGGCGACCGGCTGACCGACGACGAGCTCGTCGCGATGATCTTCCTCTACACCGTGGCCGGCCACATCACCTCGCAGCACACGCTGTCGAACGCGATCCTCAGCCTGCTCACCAACCCGGACGCGATGGACCGGCTGCGCGGCGATCTGGGGATCATGTCGCAGGCGATCGACGAGCTGATGCGCTACGACGGCGGCGTCGGGGTGGCCACCTTCCGGTTCTCGCTGGAGGACATCGAGATCGGTGACACCGTGGTGCCGGAGAACAGCATCATGGCGCTGTCGATCCTGTCCGCGCACCGCGACGAGGCACAGTACGAGAACGCGAACAAGCTGGACCTGGACCGCAAGCCCAAGGGCGTGCTCGGGTTCGGCCACGGTCCGCACTTCTGCATCGGCCAGCCGCTGGCCAAGATGCAGACGAACATCGCGCTCACCCGGCTGCTGGAGCGTTTCCCGGATCTGCGGATGACCGCCGACCCGAAGTTCCTGGAGTGGGAGCCGAGCACGCTGCTGCGCGGCATGCACCACTTGCCGGCGGCAACCACACCGCTGAAGCACTGA
- a CDS encoding matrixin family metalloprotease, which translates to MKSARAITLLVAFTLGISTLPVGGATAATNPCRLPEGVLHSTALATRSAVNCGAVGRLLDAGDGVALAVQQPGDSVTMDLLFPSGARTYTLTTDEQGRVITGSAPAKHEPVNQFPDLAGQPGACDRDTYALRDYKWHSPWLFRTTWGTKLATNRQSDFDAATRRALANMTKGHNTCGMRGKNGASGALVGHTARQGNFVYVDGQTTCGERDHQSVIDEGDLPGGSFEATLAWTCTWSETRHGRTRAVEADIRMNNADYNWTYDPANDPQCKPELPPDKDRWRYDVESVLTHEMGHVYGLVNLSADEDLNLTMYPGVRRCTGHMRTLGRGDVLGMQALYGRR; encoded by the coding sequence ATGAAGTCCGCACGCGCGATCACCTTGCTGGTCGCCTTCACCCTGGGTATCAGTACGTTGCCCGTCGGCGGCGCTACCGCCGCCACGAATCCCTGCAGGTTGCCGGAAGGCGTCCTGCACTCCACCGCCCTCGCCACGCGCTCCGCAGTCAACTGCGGTGCCGTCGGCAGACTCCTTGACGCCGGCGACGGCGTCGCACTGGCCGTCCAGCAGCCGGGGGACAGCGTCACGATGGACCTGCTGTTCCCGTCCGGCGCACGCACCTACACGCTGACCACCGACGAGCAGGGGCGGGTGATTACCGGTTCGGCTCCCGCCAAGCACGAGCCGGTCAACCAGTTCCCTGACCTCGCCGGGCAGCCCGGTGCCTGCGACCGCGACACCTACGCACTCCGCGACTACAAGTGGCACTCACCCTGGTTGTTCCGTACGACGTGGGGCACAAAGCTCGCCACCAACCGGCAGTCCGACTTCGACGCGGCCACTCGACGGGCCCTCGCCAACATGACCAAGGGCCACAACACCTGCGGCATGCGGGGCAAGAACGGTGCGTCCGGTGCTCTCGTCGGTCACACCGCCCGGCAAGGGAACTTCGTGTACGTCGATGGCCAGACCACCTGCGGCGAACGCGATCACCAGAGCGTGATCGACGAGGGCGACCTGCCCGGCGGCTCGTTCGAGGCGACCCTGGCCTGGACCTGCACCTGGTCCGAGACCAGGCACGGCCGGACCCGAGCCGTCGAGGCCGACATCAGGATGAACAACGCCGACTACAACTGGACCTACGACCCGGCAAACGATCCCCAGTGCAAGCCCGAGCTGCCGCCGGACAAGGACCGCTGGCGGTACGACGTGGAGTCGGTCCTGACGCACGAGATGGGCCACGTCTACGGGCTGGTGAACCTCAGCGCCGACGAGGACCTCAACCTCACGATGTACCCAGGTGTCCGGCGCTGTACCGGACACATGCGCACGCTCGGCCGAGGCGACGTCCTCGGGATGCAGGCCCTCTACGGCCGCCGCTGA
- a CDS encoding MFS transporter, with amino-acid sequence MSEEVDRDPAPAEQPGTGLGAIATWRQTSLTSKALLFGVFVNRLGAFLQIFLVLFMTHKGFSAGEAGFALGVYGAGHVLGSFVGGWLTDRLSARAATLISMLGSAVLIVSILYIKPYWLILLAILVVSTVSMLNRPAAQAMLAELTKPGQLVMTMAMYRLAINLGTAVTPIVGVALVSVSYNLLFWAEAFAAVLYSAIAWKFLPGKPSAAEQAQKAAAKAAEKKQGYRAVLADWRYDFYLAAVFLVTIVYCQYLAVLPLAIVDDGMSLWWYSLVVSANAIVVAVCEVPATKYVQTWPLRITAIAGFGLVAVGYGMYAIALIPALLIVGTIIWTASEIIGAPTTFAYPGMVAPPHLMGRYSGAMLTVFGLGNAVGPAVGVWAWSHLGQSFWLWAAGVAVLSAVCARIGMRRPDGEPSKIPAPTPTTDPSTEPAT; translated from the coding sequence ATGAGTGAAGAAGTCGACCGCGATCCGGCACCGGCCGAACAACCTGGCACCGGGCTCGGCGCGATCGCGACCTGGCGGCAGACCTCGCTGACCTCGAAGGCGCTGCTGTTCGGCGTGTTCGTCAACCGGCTGGGCGCCTTCCTGCAGATCTTCCTGGTGCTGTTCATGACGCACAAGGGGTTCTCGGCCGGCGAGGCCGGCTTCGCGCTGGGCGTGTACGGCGCCGGCCATGTGCTCGGCTCGTTCGTCGGTGGCTGGCTCACCGACCGGCTGAGCGCGCGCGCCGCCACCTTGATCAGCATGCTCGGCTCGGCCGTGCTGATCGTCTCGATCCTGTACATCAAGCCGTACTGGCTGATCCTGCTCGCGATCCTCGTGGTCAGCACGGTCAGCATGCTGAACCGGCCGGCCGCGCAGGCGATGCTGGCCGAGCTGACCAAGCCTGGTCAGCTCGTGATGACGATGGCGATGTACCGGTTGGCGATCAACCTGGGTACCGCGGTCACCCCGATCGTGGGCGTGGCGCTGGTCTCGGTCTCGTACAACCTGCTGTTCTGGGCCGAGGCGTTCGCTGCGGTGCTCTACAGCGCCATCGCGTGGAAGTTCCTGCCTGGCAAGCCCAGTGCGGCTGAGCAGGCTCAGAAGGCCGCGGCGAAGGCGGCCGAGAAGAAGCAGGGCTACCGCGCTGTCCTCGCCGACTGGCGCTACGACTTCTACCTGGCCGCCGTCTTCTTGGTGACCATCGTCTACTGCCAGTACCTCGCGGTACTTCCGCTGGCGATCGTGGACGACGGCATGAGCCTGTGGTGGTACAGCCTGGTCGTCTCGGCGAACGCGATCGTGGTGGCGGTCTGCGAAGTGCCTGCCACCAAGTACGTGCAAACCTGGCCGCTCCGAATCACCGCCATCGCCGGCTTCGGTCTCGTCGCCGTCGGATACGGCATGTATGCCATCGCCCTGATCCCAGCCCTCCTGATCGTAGGCACGATCATCTGGACCGCATCCGAGATCATCGGCGCCCCGACGACCTTCGCCTACCCCGGCATGGTCGCCCCACCCCACCTGATGGGCCGCTACTCCGGCGCCATGCTGACCGTCTTCGGCCTGGGCAACGCAGTAGGCCCCGCAGTAGGCGTCTGGGCCTGGTCCCACCTAGGCCAGTCCTTCTGGCTCTGGGCCGCCGGCGTAGCAGTCCTCTCCGCAGTCTGCGCCCGCATAGGCATGCGCCGCCCCGACGGAGAACCTTCCAAGATCCCCGCCCCCACCCCCACCACAGACCCCAGCACCGAACCCGCCACTTAA
- a CDS encoding asparagine synthetase A — MTETRIPPAQAEASLPPSPREHLTSPDTRAVLVIQNKMLAATREYLTGRGFLELLPPIIGPVTDPGARGAKQVDVDYYGHRYKLMTSAILYKQAALTSFDKIFFIAPNVRLEPLETTSTSRHLAEFHQIDCEMANAGRDDALDLAEGLVRYVIERVLTDLPGELHTLGRDAGALAEVLTGHFGRRTHADAVADLRAIDHDQSPDAEIDWVGEARLSQQVDRPFFVTDYPKGSRGFYDKESKDQPGMLRNFDLIAAEGYGELCSGSEREQDYATIVARMRETAENPAKYAWYLQLLKEGVPPSAGFGLGLERFTRYVAGLDSVWQASAFPKVPGIPSP; from the coding sequence ATGACCGAGACCCGGATTCCCCCCGCGCAGGCCGAGGCCTCGTTGCCGCCGAGTCCCCGTGAGCACCTGACCTCGCCGGACACCCGAGCGGTCCTGGTGATCCAGAACAAGATGCTGGCCGCCACCCGCGAGTACCTCACCGGCCGCGGCTTCCTGGAGTTGCTGCCGCCGATCATCGGACCGGTCACCGACCCGGGCGCCCGCGGCGCCAAGCAGGTCGACGTCGACTACTACGGCCACCGGTACAAGCTGATGACGAGCGCGATCCTCTACAAGCAGGCGGCGCTGACCTCGTTCGACAAGATCTTCTTCATCGCGCCGAACGTCCGGCTGGAGCCGCTGGAGACCACGTCGACCAGCCGGCACCTGGCCGAGTTCCACCAGATCGACTGCGAGATGGCGAACGCCGGCCGCGACGACGCGCTCGACCTGGCGGAGGGGTTGGTCCGGTACGTCATCGAGCGGGTGCTGACCGACCTGCCCGGCGAGCTGCACACCCTTGGCCGGGACGCCGGCGCGCTGGCCGAAGTACTGACCGGGCACTTCGGGCGCCGGACGCATGCTGACGCCGTCGCCGATCTGCGGGCCATCGACCACGACCAGAGCCCGGACGCGGAGATCGACTGGGTCGGCGAGGCGAGGCTGTCGCAGCAGGTGGACCGGCCGTTCTTCGTCACCGACTACCCGAAGGGGTCGCGCGGCTTCTACGACAAGGAGAGCAAGGACCAGCCCGGCATGCTGCGCAACTTCGACCTGATAGCGGCCGAGGGGTACGGCGAGCTGTGCAGCGGTTCTGAGCGCGAGCAGGACTACGCGACCATCGTCGCCCGGATGCGGGAGACGGCCGAGAACCCGGCGAAGTACGCGTGGTACCTGCAATTGCTCAAGGAAGGCGTACCGCCGAGCGCCGGGTTCGGTCTCGGGCTGGAACGCTTCACCCGCTACGTGGCCGGCCTCGACTCGGTCTGGCAGGCGAGCGCGTTCCCGAAGGTACCGGGTATCCCCTCTCCGTGA
- a CDS encoding helix-turn-helix domain-containing protein encodes MARLLGVALWPVKQLYERWRIWGRGALVSRPTKRSYSFEFKLAVVERFLAGEPVTVLAAEHELSSPELVRAWVRTYRREGAEGLRPKPKGRPRKDPDAPVRPTSELEQLRRENERLRAENAYLGKVRALRDQQRP; translated from the coding sequence GTGGCGAGGCTGCTGGGTGTGGCGCTCTGGCCGGTCAAGCAGCTGTATGAGCGCTGGCGGATCTGGGGCAGAGGAGCGCTGGTGAGCAGGCCGACGAAGCGGTCGTACTCGTTCGAGTTCAAGCTGGCTGTGGTGGAGCGGTTCCTGGCTGGTGAGCCGGTGACCGTGCTGGCGGCCGAACACGAGTTGTCCTCGCCGGAGTTGGTGAGGGCGTGGGTGCGGACGTATCGGCGCGAGGGTGCTGAGGGGTTGCGGCCGAAGCCGAAGGGCCGGCCGCGCAAGGACCCGGACGCGCCGGTGCGGCCGACCTCGGAGTTGGAGCAGCTTCGCCGCGAGAACGAACGGTTGCGGGCAGAGAACGCCTACCTGGGAAAAGTACGGGCCTTGAGGGATCAGCAACGGCCGTGA
- a CDS encoding amino acid permease — MTEATTEPSGTLSLGQGTALYVGAVLATGVIALPALAAEVAGPASLLAWLGLAIVSAPLAATFAALGARYPDSGGVATYARLAFGDKAAAVVGWCFYLSVPVGGPAAALWAGGYVEAGIGGGEKTVLATMLFLILAVPATNAFGIQVTGRVQIALAALLAVFLVGAVALSLPHADLANLHPFAPHGWKAIGPAAALLVWSFVGWEAVTHLTAEFRRPARDVPRATAIAVVVVGVLYLSVAFATITVLGPGAADTDAPLGDLLAIGLGGNSRILAACAALLLSFGAMNAYYAGASKLGAALARDGSLPQWLTQGSAAGEIPRRSLTLLGGMSTVTALIVVAAGITPSSLVLLTTGLFVTVYAVGVAAAVKLLPKGSKGRLAALIAQGAVVVLLVMAGPYLLWALIVTVAALSYRWLTRGQRRP, encoded by the coding sequence ATGACCGAAGCAACCACGGAGCCGAGCGGCACGCTCAGCCTGGGCCAGGGCACGGCCTTGTACGTCGGGGCCGTGCTGGCCACTGGCGTGATCGCACTCCCCGCGTTGGCCGCCGAGGTGGCCGGGCCGGCGTCGCTGCTGGCCTGGCTCGGCCTGGCGATCGTCTCCGCTCCCCTGGCGGCGACGTTCGCCGCGCTCGGTGCGCGGTATCCGGACTCCGGTGGCGTCGCGACGTACGCCCGGCTGGCGTTCGGCGACAAGGCGGCGGCTGTAGTCGGGTGGTGCTTCTACTTGTCCGTACCTGTGGGAGGACCGGCCGCTGCGCTCTGGGCCGGCGGCTATGTCGAGGCGGGCATCGGGGGCGGCGAGAAGACGGTACTGGCGACCATGCTGTTCCTGATCCTGGCGGTACCGGCCACCAACGCCTTCGGGATCCAGGTGACCGGCCGTGTCCAGATCGCCCTGGCCGCGCTGCTGGCCGTCTTCCTGGTCGGAGCGGTCGCCCTGTCACTCCCCCACGCCGACCTGGCCAACCTGCATCCCTTCGCTCCGCATGGCTGGAAGGCGATCGGCCCTGCGGCCGCACTGCTCGTGTGGAGCTTCGTCGGCTGGGAGGCGGTCACCCACTTGACCGCCGAGTTCCGTCGCCCGGCAAGGGATGTGCCACGGGCTACTGCCATCGCAGTAGTCGTGGTCGGGGTGCTCTACCTGAGCGTCGCCTTCGCAACCATCACCGTGCTCGGCCCGGGTGCGGCCGACACCGACGCGCCCCTGGGCGACCTGCTGGCGATCGGCCTCGGCGGCAACTCCCGCATCCTTGCCGCCTGTGCCGCGCTCCTGCTCAGCTTCGGCGCCATGAACGCGTACTACGCCGGCGCCTCCAAGCTGGGTGCTGCCCTGGCCCGCGACGGCTCGCTGCCGCAGTGGCTCACCCAGGGCAGCGCTGCTGGTGAGATACCGCGCCGCAGTCTCACCTTGCTCGGTGGCATGTCCACGGTGACGGCTCTGATCGTGGTGGCGGCGGGAATCACACCGTCATCCCTGGTGCTGCTCACCACCGGCCTGTTCGTCACCGTGTACGCCGTAGGTGTCGCGGCAGCCGTCAAGCTGCTGCCGAAGGGCAGCAAGGGTCGCCTTGCTGCCCTCATCGCGCAGGGGGCCGTCGTGGTCCTCCTTGTGATGGCTGGGCCCTACCTGCTCTGGGCATTGATCGTTACGGTGGCCGCACTGTCGTACCGCTGGCTGACTCGGGGTCAGCGGCGGCCGTAG